The following are encoded together in the bacterium genome:
- a CDS encoding carbonic anhydrase, translated as MGKYNLKKLCLIFALVVSINSLVIASEKEETGHGGAHHSEEGVTPDAALGRLKEGNKRYTSFNFGNKDWKAKLEEVYNGQKPYAIILSCSDSRVAPEYIFDAGLGEIFIIRTAGNVVDPVVLGSIEYAVAHLGSKLLIVMGHEKCGAVTAAVNHASESANISAILNEIKPSVDIIEKSGDKENLTERAILENANAMAKKVTEGSQVISDLVKEGKFKIISAKYFLKDGRVEFLEGK; from the coding sequence ATGGGAAAATACAATCTAAAAAAACTGTGCCTGATTTTTGCTCTGGTTGTATCAATAAATTCATTAGTAATAGCTTCTGAGAAAGAAGAAACTGGGCATGGCGGTGCGCATCATTCAGAGGAAGGGGTAACACCGGATGCAGCTCTTGGAAGGTTAAAAGAAGGCAATAAAAGATATACAAGCTTTAATTTTGGAAATAAGGACTGGAAGGCAAAATTAGAAGAGGTTTATAACGGCCAGAAACCGTATGCAATTATACTCAGTTGTTCTGATTCCCGTGTAGCGCCGGAATACATATTTGATGCTGGATTGGGAGAGATTTTTATTATAAGGACAGCGGGAAATGTAGTTGATCCCGTAGTTTTAGGGAGTATTGAATACGCGGTGGCCCATTTAGGCTCAAAACTTCTTATAGTGATGGGGCATGAAAAATGCGGGGCAGTTACAGCAGCGGTTAACCATGCCAGTGAAAGTGCCAACATATCCGCAATTTTAAATGAAATTAAGCCATCAGTAGATATCATTGAAAAATCAGGCGATAAAGAAAATTTGACAGAGAGGGCAATACTTGAAAATGCAAATGCTATGGCTAAAAAAGTAACAGAGGGAAGTCAAGTTATTAGTGATCTTGTTAAAGAAGGAAAATTTAAAATAATAAGCGCCAAATATTTTTTAAA
- a CDS encoding cytochrome c3 family protein has product MNRKTVFKYASLIAFLFLFGWPSFLNAEEKKKEEKKECYDCHEKEKETFSKGNVHPPVADGDCKVCHKDHGDENNLILLFEVEKELCFSCHEKIGEKSFVHKPIRDGKCTSCHNPHTSVFEYLLKNKIPELCFSCHKKNPKENYLHTPYNKGKCLDCHSVHESNSRRLMKLDSGKTVVVISDLCLNCHQKIAQGKNVHLIVMAGECLSCHRPHSSSYQFQMAEPLEKICLINCHKTFQKNKFLHKPVKEGKCVSCHDPHNSPNNKLLLPKEYVGNYKEDKLCYLCHANMRQKYTEKIHKPVFEGNCSGCHLPHGSETRKLLKYSENKDMCLSCHTLSPVEDPINKRHTLDKIHTKCLECHNPHGN; this is encoded by the coding sequence ATGAACAGAAAAACAGTTTTTAAATATGCATCATTGATTGCTTTTTTATTTCTTTTTGGTTGGCCGTCTTTTTTGAACGCTGAAGAGAAAAAAAAAGAAGAGAAAAAAGAATGCTACGACTGTCATGAGAAAGAAAAAGAAACTTTTTCAAAAGGCAATGTTCATCCCCCTGTTGCTGATGGAGACTGTAAAGTATGCCATAAGGACCATGGAGATGAAAATAATTTAATTCTCTTGTTTGAAGTCGAGAAAGAGCTTTGTTTTTCCTGTCACGAAAAAATTGGCGAAAAGAGTTTTGTCCATAAACCAATAAGGGACGGCAAGTGCACATCCTGTCACAACCCCCATACTTCTGTTTTTGAATATCTTTTAAAAAATAAGATTCCGGAACTTTGTTTTTCGTGTCATAAGAAAAATCCGAAAGAAAATTACCTGCACACCCCGTATAATAAAGGGAAATGTTTGGATTGTCATAGTGTCCATGAATCAAACAGCCGCCGTTTAATGAAATTAGATTCAGGTAAAACCGTTGTAGTTATATCTGATTTATGCCTTAATTGCCATCAAAAAATCGCCCAGGGAAAAAATGTACATTTAATAGTTATGGCGGGTGAATGTTTGAGCTGCCACCGGCCGCATTCTTCCAGTTATCAGTTCCAGATGGCAGAACCTTTGGAAAAGATTTGTCTTATTAATTGTCACAAAACTTTTCAAAAAAACAAATTTTTACATAAACCGGTAAAAGAAGGAAAGTGTGTTTCCTGCCATGATCCGCATAATTCTCCAAATAACAAACTTCTTTTGCCTAAAGAGTATGTTGGGAATTATAAGGAAGATAAGCTTTGTTATCTTTGCCATGCCAATATGAGGCAAAAATATACAGAAAAAATCCACAAACCGGTTTTTGAGGGAAATTGCAGCGGCTGTCATTTGCCGCATGGATCGGAGACGAGGAAACTTCTGAAATACAGCGAGAATAAAGATATGTGTCTTAGCTGCCATACGCTTTCCCCTGTGGAAGATCCGATAAATAAAAGGCATACTTTGGACAAGATCCATACTAAATGTTTGGAATGCCATAACCCCCATGGAAATTAA